Proteins encoded within one genomic window of Bacillus sp. 1NLA3E:
- a CDS encoding YifB family Mg chelatase-like AAA ATPase, with amino-acid sequence MTVKVSSIGLKGLKGYRVQVEVRISPGTESMVIVGLPDISVKESRERVLAALSHLDADVTDHKVVVNLSPSEQKKNGPLFDLAMAIAALKELNMIKREIPFETAFIGALSLDGTVEKAEGMLPALISAKALGIKRVYIPYDPMIPIHMLQDLECIVVNHIEEVVQRIEGQECLSFLPELQPQHQTLHYSSESPKRDFCHVIGHKQSKRALEIAAAGEHNVLMTGPPGCGKSLLAETFPSILPQLTNQAQLEVISLYQLAGENSSLRQTAPFRHPHHSASSVAIIGGGSTPRPGEISLVHRGVLFLDEIAEFTKKTLDMLRQPLETGEVTISRAQSTVTYPSAFILIAAMNPCPCGYLGSINLYCTCSQKQIQNYLNRLSGPVYDRIDILLSLKSVNLDQPQLGQDSSLEMRKRVETARNRQYERYQTEESNAKVPYETITQTSPLTSDQRKMLMNVAAKRNWSNRVQIKIIRLARTISDLAGEEMIIDASIWEAMTLRRWGLHKQKNVARET; translated from the coding sequence ATGACTGTAAAAGTATCTAGTATAGGTTTAAAGGGCCTAAAGGGATATCGTGTCCAAGTGGAGGTGAGGATTTCACCCGGGACAGAATCGATGGTGATTGTGGGCTTACCGGACATATCAGTTAAGGAGTCAAGAGAACGGGTGTTAGCTGCATTAAGTCACTTAGACGCAGATGTTACCGATCATAAGGTTGTGGTCAACCTATCTCCGTCTGAACAAAAGAAAAACGGACCTTTATTTGATCTTGCGATGGCGATTGCTGCATTAAAGGAGTTAAATATGATAAAGAGAGAAATCCCATTTGAGACAGCTTTCATTGGTGCATTATCCCTTGATGGTACGGTTGAAAAAGCAGAAGGAATGCTGCCGGCATTAATATCGGCGAAGGCACTAGGGATAAAGCGGGTCTATATTCCGTATGATCCAATGATCCCGATTCATATGCTGCAAGATTTGGAATGTATCGTTGTTAATCATATAGAAGAAGTGGTTCAACGCATAGAAGGTCAAGAATGCTTATCTTTCCTCCCAGAATTACAACCCCAACACCAAACTCTTCATTACTCATCTGAATCACCTAAAAGAGACTTTTGTCATGTGATTGGTCATAAGCAATCGAAACGAGCATTAGAAATCGCTGCTGCTGGGGAACATAATGTTTTGATGACCGGTCCACCTGGCTGCGGAAAGAGCTTGCTTGCAGAAACCTTTCCGTCCATTTTACCTCAACTTACAAATCAAGCACAGTTAGAAGTCATCAGTTTATATCAGCTTGCAGGAGAGAATAGTAGTTTGCGTCAAACCGCCCCGTTCAGACATCCTCATCATTCTGCATCCTCGGTCGCAATTATTGGAGGAGGTTCGACACCTAGGCCTGGGGAAATTTCACTTGTACATCGAGGTGTACTATTTCTCGATGAAATTGCAGAATTCACTAAGAAAACACTTGATATGTTAAGGCAGCCGCTCGAGACAGGGGAAGTGACAATCAGTAGAGCACAGTCTACAGTTACCTATCCTTCAGCCTTTATCCTGATCGCGGCAATGAATCCATGTCCTTGTGGTTATCTCGGTTCAATTAATCTCTACTGTACATGTTCACAAAAACAAATTCAAAATTATCTAAATCGATTGTCGGGTCCGGTTTATGATAGGATTGATATCCTTTTATCATTGAAGTCCGTAAATTTAGATCAACCCCAACTTGGACAAGACTCCTCACTCGAAATGCGCAAAAGGGTTGAAACAGCAAGAAATCGTCAATACGAGCGTTATCAAACAGAAGAATCAAATGCAAAAGTTCCGTATGAAACGATAACTCAAACAAGCCCTTTAACGAGTGACCAGCGAAAAATGCTTATGAACGTAGCTGCTAAGCGAAATTGGAGCAATAGGGTTCAAATCAAGATTATCCGGCTGGCTAGAACCATTTCTGATTTAGCTGGAGAAGAAATGATTATCGATGCATCCATTTGGGAAGCGATGACGCTTAGACGGTGGGGTCTTCATAAGCAAAAAAATGTTGCGAGGGAAACGTAA